From a single Cyclobacterium marinum DSM 745 genomic region:
- the porN gene encoding type IX secretion system ring subunit PorN/GldN: MKELRKVIGLLAIGIVACCFSALPGFSQNIPNSGNPGMNVGDGGYDMDTVYSVLPIRDSDKMYQIGVWRRIDLREKYNLPFYGTGGLKRDGIMMNIYNAVVENSIEVFADEEFREPLPITDFQTRFWTAENGDSIFVKDLYYLDFREDFVFDKHRSEVRFDIKYLELVMPNETNYGVGQKTIGFIRFRDFYNYFDTKEHGEWTNFQNISKNLPYNQAFDMRLFRSVVRKYTNPENELIVDMIDSNNPNQELQAYLKSVEFEYELLEWENNLWEW, encoded by the coding sequence ATGAAAGAATTAAGGAAAGTAATTGGGCTACTGGCAATTGGCATTGTTGCATGTTGTTTCTCTGCATTGCCGGGGTTTTCCCAAAATATCCCTAATTCCGGTAATCCTGGAATGAATGTAGGTGATGGTGGTTATGATATGGATACTGTATATTCTGTCCTTCCAATTAGAGATTCTGACAAAATGTACCAAATTGGTGTGTGGAGAAGAATTGATCTTAGGGAGAAATACAATTTGCCATTTTATGGCACAGGTGGCCTGAAGAGGGATGGAATCATGATGAATATTTACAATGCGGTTGTTGAAAATTCCATTGAAGTATTCGCTGATGAAGAATTTAGAGAGCCACTTCCCATCACGGATTTTCAAACTAGATTTTGGACAGCAGAAAATGGCGATTCAATATTTGTAAAGGACTTATATTACTTGGACTTTAGAGAAGACTTTGTTTTTGACAAGCATCGCTCTGAGGTAAGGTTTGATATTAAATACCTTGAATTAGTGATGCCAAATGAAACCAATTATGGTGTTGGTCAAAAGACAATTGGCTTTATAAGATTTAGAGATTTTTACAATTATTTTGACACCAAGGAACATGGAGAATGGACAAATTTTCAAAATATTTCCAAAAATCTACCTTACAATCAAGCGTTTGATATGAGGCTGTTCCGATCAGTAGTAAGGAAATATACGAATCCGGAGAATGAATTAATTGTGGATATGATTGATTCAAATAACCCTAATCAAGAACTTCAAGCTTATTTAAAATCAGTTGAATTTGAATACGAACTCTTGGAGTGGGAAAACAACCTCTGGGAATGGTAA
- the uvrC gene encoding excinuclease ABC subunit UvrC: protein MLSPSYLPENHNQLPELPGVYRYYNIEGKLIYVGKAKNLKKRVGSYFSKSVGINQKTRKMVREIRKIEITIVNSEFDALLLENNLIKKTQPKYNILLKDDKTYPYLLLTNEHFPRIYATRRVIPSMGTYFGPFASVKAMNNVLELIHSLFTLRTCRLDLSPEKITNSKYKVCLEYHLGNCKGPCEGLQNENEYLADIEQAKNILKGNLGIAKTYFKEKMTESAAEMNYEAAQGFKEKLDSLINYQAKSLVINPNTDSLDVFTIVSEEKFAFVNYLRIKNGAITLSKTVELKKKLDEPDEELLLTAIVRLRDQFQSDAKEVLVNQEFKESPEGLTLVQPKIGDKRKLIELSLKNALYYKKEKLSFADEGKDKKNRVILQLKKDLSLNELPTHIECFDNSNIQGTNPVASMVCFINGKPAKKEYRHYHIKTVVGPDDFASMEEVVFRRYKRLVTEEKPLPKLIVIDGGKGQLSSAVSALRDLDLYGKVPIIGIAKRLEEIYFPGDQYPIYIDKKSESLRLIQRIRDEAHRFAITFHRDLRSKGALNSKLLAIEGIGDLTAHKLIKQFKSYKKIEAASKEEIISVIGKDKGQKVWEAMHKK, encoded by the coding sequence ATGCTTTCCCCTTCATATTTACCGGAAAACCACAATCAGCTACCTGAATTACCTGGGGTATATAGGTATTACAATATAGAGGGTAAGCTCATCTACGTAGGAAAAGCAAAAAACCTCAAAAAAAGAGTTGGTAGTTATTTTAGTAAAAGTGTAGGCATCAACCAAAAAACCAGGAAAATGGTGAGGGAGATCAGAAAGATTGAAATCACCATCGTTAATTCTGAGTTTGATGCCTTGTTGTTGGAAAACAATTTGATCAAAAAAACCCAACCCAAATACAATATCCTATTAAAGGATGATAAGACTTACCCATACCTTCTCCTTACCAACGAACATTTCCCAAGAATATATGCCACCAGAAGAGTGATCCCATCTATGGGGACCTATTTTGGACCTTTTGCAAGTGTAAAAGCAATGAACAATGTGTTGGAGCTTATTCACTCTTTATTTACTTTGAGAACTTGCCGGTTAGATCTTTCACCGGAAAAAATAACAAACTCAAAATATAAGGTTTGCTTGGAATACCATCTAGGAAATTGCAAAGGACCATGTGAAGGATTACAAAATGAAAATGAATATCTGGCCGACATCGAACAAGCAAAAAACATTTTAAAAGGCAATCTGGGAATTGCAAAAACCTATTTCAAGGAGAAAATGACAGAAAGTGCTGCTGAAATGAATTATGAAGCGGCTCAAGGATTTAAGGAAAAATTAGATTCATTAATTAACTACCAAGCTAAGTCTCTTGTAATCAATCCCAACACTGACAGTTTAGATGTCTTTACCATCGTAAGTGAAGAAAAATTTGCTTTTGTTAACTACCTAAGGATAAAAAATGGAGCCATTACCTTAAGCAAAACGGTAGAATTAAAAAAGAAATTGGACGAGCCGGATGAAGAGTTACTGTTAACCGCTATTGTCAGGTTAAGGGATCAGTTTCAAAGTGATGCAAAAGAGGTTTTGGTAAATCAGGAATTTAAAGAGAGTCCGGAAGGCTTAACTTTGGTACAGCCAAAGATAGGTGACAAGAGAAAATTAATAGAGCTGAGCTTAAAGAATGCGCTCTATTATAAAAAAGAAAAACTATCCTTTGCAGATGAAGGGAAAGACAAGAAAAACAGGGTTATTCTACAATTGAAAAAAGACCTTTCTTTAAATGAATTACCTACACACATTGAGTGCTTTGACAATTCAAATATTCAAGGCACCAATCCTGTGGCAAGCATGGTGTGTTTTATTAATGGGAAACCGGCCAAGAAAGAATACCGTCACTACCATATCAAAACGGTGGTGGGCCCGGATGATTTTGCCAGTATGGAAGAAGTAGTTTTTAGAAGGTATAAAAGACTTGTTACTGAAGAAAAGCCTTTGCCGAAATTGATCGTAATTGATGGTGGAAAGGGTCAGTTATCCTCTGCTGTTTCAGCTTTAAGGGACCTAGATCTGTACGGAAAAGTACCCATTATAGGGATTGCGAAGCGTTTAGAAGAAATATACTTTCCGGGAGATCAATACCCTATATATATTGATAAAAAGTCTGAGTCATTACGTTTAATTCAAAGAATTAGAGATGAAGCCCATCGTTTTGCCATCACTTTTCATCGCGACCTTCGAAGCAAAGGTGCCTTAAATAGCAAGTTATTGGCCATTGAGGGAATTGGGGACTTAACTGCACACAAGTTAATAAAACAATTCAAGTCCTATAAAAAAATTGAAGCTGCATCAAAGGAGGAAATTATATCCGTGATAGGCAAAGATAAGGGCCAGAAAGTATGGGAGGCCATGCACAAAAAATAA
- a CDS encoding penicillin-binding protein 1A, with protein sequence MSKVKNKNSKPLYVKIIRYMWLAFILGLAGFVLFVVSVNANFLGLFGEMPEFESLENPDSELASELYSADGVLLGKYFRENRTPVTYNELSPNIINALIATEDVRFEDHSGIDPRALGRVFVKSILLMQKNAGGGSTLSQQTAKNLFKTRSGDSQGLLSKVPILNMVIIKTKEWIVATKLESAYTKDEILTMYLNTSDFGSNAFGIKTAAKTFFNKDTRDLNILESATLVGLLKAPSYYSPVYNAENSTRRRNTVMAQMKKVDLISQSQFDSLSATPMALEYQVESHNEGLATYFREVVKADLLQWTKENLQPDGSNYDLFGDGLKIYTTIDSRLQKYAEESVQEHMSELQKKFEEEMGERDPWIDNRRRVIPNFIENAVKRTQAYRNLKARYGDNTDSIEYKLNEKKKMKVFSYEGNIDTLMSTMDSMRYYKKFLQTGFVSMDPHSGHIKAWVGGTNHSHFKYDHVKQGKRQPGSTFKPFVYAAAIENGYGPCYTVIDQPVEINVPNQPTWRPNNADGKFTYERMTIRSAMSQSVNSITAYMMKKLSPEVVVETAKRIGITSELEAVPALALGTVDVSIMEMVGAFSTFVNKGEHITPIYIDRIEDKNGNVLHQFIPRKRPAMSEEHAYIMVYMLRGGTEEEGGTSQGLPWSIRDEGNEIGGKTGTTQNASDGWYMGITKDLVSGVWVGGDDRAIHFRSWINGQGSRTARPIWSKYMSKVYEDTSLGITKGPFPKPERPISIEIDCSKYDLETEEYQEFDYDATSTDF encoded by the coding sequence ATGAGTAAAGTAAAAAATAAAAATTCCAAGCCACTTTATGTTAAAATAATAAGGTATATGTGGCTTGCTTTCATTTTAGGATTGGCAGGATTTGTCTTGTTTGTAGTATCCGTAAATGCAAATTTCTTAGGCTTATTCGGAGAAATGCCCGAATTTGAATCATTAGAAAATCCCGATAGTGAATTGGCTTCTGAACTATACTCTGCAGATGGGGTCTTGTTGGGCAAATACTTTAGGGAAAATAGAACTCCCGTAACTTACAATGAACTTTCTCCCAATATTATCAATGCCTTGATCGCCACTGAGGATGTAAGGTTTGAAGACCATTCAGGAATAGATCCCAGAGCATTGGGTAGGGTCTTTGTCAAATCCATCCTTTTGATGCAAAAAAATGCCGGAGGAGGAAGTACCCTTAGCCAGCAAACGGCAAAAAACCTATTTAAAACGCGTTCCGGGGATTCTCAGGGACTTTTAAGTAAAGTACCTATATTGAATATGGTCATCATCAAAACCAAAGAGTGGATTGTGGCCACAAAGTTAGAAAGCGCCTATACCAAAGATGAGATTTTGACCATGTACCTGAACACTTCAGACTTTGGTAGCAATGCATTCGGTATTAAAACTGCTGCTAAGACATTTTTTAATAAGGATACAAGAGATTTAAATATATTGGAATCCGCTACTCTGGTAGGTTTGCTAAAAGCCCCTTCCTATTACAGCCCTGTGTATAACGCCGAAAATTCTACACGAAGACGGAATACGGTGATGGCTCAAATGAAGAAAGTAGATTTAATCTCGCAATCTCAATTTGATTCCTTGAGCGCAACGCCAATGGCGTTAGAATACCAAGTAGAGAGTCATAATGAAGGTTTGGCCACCTATTTTAGAGAGGTCGTTAAAGCCGATTTACTTCAATGGACAAAAGAAAATCTACAACCTGATGGAAGCAACTATGACCTTTTTGGGGATGGCCTAAAGATTTACACCACGATTGACAGTCGATTACAGAAATATGCAGAAGAATCTGTTCAGGAACACATGTCAGAGCTTCAAAAGAAATTTGAAGAAGAGATGGGGGAACGTGATCCTTGGATCGATAATCGCCGAAGAGTAATTCCCAACTTTATAGAAAATGCTGTCAAAAGAACCCAAGCTTATAGAAATCTAAAAGCCAGGTATGGGGACAATACTGACAGTATTGAATACAAACTCAATGAAAAGAAAAAAATGAAGGTTTTTTCTTATGAGGGAAATATAGACACATTGATGAGTACCATGGATTCCATGAGGTACTATAAGAAATTTCTTCAAACCGGTTTTGTATCTATGGACCCACATTCTGGCCATATCAAAGCTTGGGTAGGGGGTACCAACCATTCTCATTTCAAGTATGACCACGTTAAACAAGGAAAAAGACAACCGGGCTCTACTTTCAAACCATTCGTATATGCTGCTGCTATAGAAAATGGCTATGGCCCTTGTTATACTGTGATCGATCAGCCGGTAGAAATTAATGTACCCAATCAACCAACATGGAGGCCCAATAATGCTGATGGTAAATTCACCTATGAAAGAATGACTATCAGGTCGGCCATGTCGCAGTCAGTCAATTCAATTACTGCCTATATGATGAAAAAACTCAGCCCGGAAGTGGTAGTAGAAACTGCCAAAAGGATAGGCATCACTAGTGAACTTGAAGCAGTACCAGCCTTGGCACTTGGGACTGTAGATGTATCCATTATGGAAATGGTAGGTGCCTTCAGTACTTTTGTCAACAAGGGGGAGCACATCACTCCGATTTATATTGATAGAATAGAGGATAAAAATGGCAATGTATTGCACCAATTTATTCCTAGAAAAAGACCGGCAATGAGCGAAGAGCATGCCTATATCATGGTTTATATGTTGAGAGGTGGAACAGAGGAAGAAGGAGGAACTAGTCAAGGTTTACCTTGGAGTATAAGAGATGAAGGCAACGAAATAGGTGGCAAAACAGGTACTACCCAGAATGCATCAGATGGATGGTATATGGGAATAACAAAAGACTTGGTCAGTGGAGTATGGGTAGGTGGAGATGACAGAGCCATACATTTCAGAAGCTGGATCAATGGTCAAGGTTCCAGAACTGCTCGGCCTATATGGTCAAAGTACATGAGCAAGGTTTATGAAGATACTTCATTGGGCATCACCAAAGGACCATTCCCTAAACCTGAGAGACCTATCAGTATAGAAATTGATTGCTCAAAATACGATCTTGAAACGGAGGAATATCAAGAATTTGACTACGATGCAACATCAACAGATTTCTAG
- a CDS encoding PorP/SprF family type IX secretion system membrane protein — protein sequence MNKRIYLLTCVMIGMAFILDLQKANAQQDAQFTHYMNNGMFYNAAFAGREEGYIITALHRSQWLNYSTSSGAGGAPTTQLISFSGRLKSLPVGFGLVAVNDQIGPFSNQEVNLSLAYNLRLGRGNLRVGASGGFFSSTIRFDEFSPVNPDPSIPSAGDENQMKPQASIGLLYERGNFYLGLSSRHLNEPDFDFGSGSLANQLENHNYLMAGYKINTFAQLSVEPSMLVKSVGLNNFSYDFSVIGTYNKKVSLGMAYRLEESASVLVGYSLLKDNSLRLGYAFDLVVGGVQAKKPSSHEFMLTYNIPQVAKQFDRIIQRTPRYRF from the coding sequence ATGAATAAAAGAATTTACCTGTTAACTTGTGTGATGATCGGCATGGCTTTTATTCTGGATCTCCAGAAAGCCAATGCGCAGCAGGATGCGCAGTTTACGCACTATATGAATAACGGTATGTTTTACAATGCCGCTTTCGCAGGTAGAGAAGAAGGATATATTATAACAGCACTCCATAGAAGTCAATGGTTAAATTATAGTACGAGCTCAGGAGCAGGAGGGGCGCCCACCACCCAGTTGATATCTTTTTCCGGGAGATTAAAAAGTTTGCCGGTAGGATTTGGATTGGTTGCAGTAAATGATCAAATAGGCCCATTTAGCAACCAGGAGGTGAATCTTTCTTTAGCGTATAACTTAAGGTTAGGCCGAGGGAATTTAAGAGTTGGTGCATCAGGTGGTTTTTTTTCTAGCACGATAAGATTTGATGAATTTTCGCCGGTTAATCCTGATCCGAGTATCCCTTCTGCAGGGGATGAAAACCAAATGAAGCCTCAAGCTTCTATTGGATTATTATACGAGCGAGGAAATTTTTATTTGGGATTAAGTAGCAGGCATTTAAATGAGCCTGATTTTGATTTTGGTAGTGGAAGTTTAGCTAATCAACTTGAAAATCATAATTATTTGATGGCTGGTTACAAAATAAACACTTTTGCCCAATTGAGTGTTGAACCTAGTATGTTGGTTAAATCCGTTGGTTTGAATAATTTTTCATATGACTTTAGCGTTATAGGCACATATAATAAAAAGGTAAGTCTTGGAATGGCTTATAGGTTAGAAGAATCGGCATCAGTTTTGGTAGGGTATAGTTTGTTGAAAGATAACTCCCTTAGATTGGGGTATGCATTTGACTTGGTAGTGGGTGGCGTTCAGGCAAAAAAGCCATCTTCTCATGAGTTTATGCTTACTTATAATATACCCCAAGTAGCGAAACAATTTGACAGAATTATTCAAAGAACTCCGAGATATAGGTTTTAA
- the porM gene encoding type IX secretion system motor protein PorM/GldM — MAGGKETPRQRMIGMMYLVLTALLALQVSNQILQKFVLINDGLERTSKNYVQKNLFSVNIISSTVEQQGNNKVDIPKVEAAKEIRQKSAELVSYLEEAKTKLIEESNAIDDQGNFKSSALKNVDIPGNLFNNNRLGYDMQEKLNEFPEELEQILAGLNIDMSFERIAKNADEIDLFKNDVDVNFKDYVNLNYVKSPIGAVLAIISQHQNEVLNIESEALTAITNSLGSFIFEADKLKARIAANSNVVAAGTTFEAEMFLASSSSSTELKMTADGREITVEEGFGQIKFPVAPASNYDDRGLAARSLKGEITVPIGGEDSVFTIDYDYFVAQPVIKVSSEVVNQLYAECANDLVIEVPALGNTYAPNFSVSGGQAVKGSRPSDVTIIPAASGKVVIGVSSGGNKIGSVDYDIKPVPDPSIIPYNGDRKIDLQNSTPVNGLLNLQIRAVPEPTFGRTMPRDANFEVTAGEVRLVRNDVPRESVAISGQNIAVRNLLAQAQSGDRLVVIVKEVTRTNFRGSKIKSAVNEVFPIPIK; from the coding sequence ATGGCGGGTGGTAAAGAAACACCAAGACAGCGGATGATCGGGATGATGTACTTAGTATTGACCGCGCTGCTGGCTTTACAAGTAAGTAACCAAATCCTACAAAAATTTGTATTGATCAACGATGGGTTAGAAAGAACTTCAAAGAATTATGTTCAGAAAAACCTATTTTCTGTAAATATTATATCTAGTACGGTAGAACAACAAGGTAATAACAAGGTTGATATCCCTAAAGTGGAAGCAGCCAAGGAAATTCGCCAAAAAAGTGCGGAATTGGTAAGTTATTTGGAAGAAGCAAAAACGAAGTTGATTGAAGAATCAAATGCCATTGATGATCAAGGCAACTTTAAATCTTCTGCACTTAAAAATGTTGATATTCCGGGTAATTTATTCAATAATAATCGCCTTGGCTATGACATGCAGGAAAAGTTGAATGAATTTCCTGAAGAGCTAGAACAAATATTGGCTGGATTGAATATTGACATGTCCTTCGAAAGAATAGCTAAGAATGCTGACGAAATCGACCTTTTCAAAAATGATGTCGATGTAAATTTCAAGGATTATGTAAACTTAAACTATGTCAAATCTCCAATTGGTGCTGTTTTAGCAATTATTAGTCAGCATCAAAATGAGGTGTTGAATATTGAAAGTGAAGCCCTGACAGCAATTACCAATTCTTTAGGTTCATTTATCTTTGAAGCTGATAAGTTGAAAGCAAGAATTGCCGCCAATTCAAATGTTGTGGCAGCAGGGACTACTTTCGAAGCTGAAATGTTTTTGGCATCTTCCTCCTCATCCACCGAGTTGAAAATGACTGCTGATGGTAGAGAAATTACTGTTGAGGAAGGTTTTGGTCAAATTAAATTTCCGGTAGCTCCGGCTTCTAATTATGATGACAGAGGATTAGCGGCTAGATCTCTCAAAGGTGAGATTACAGTTCCTATTGGTGGAGAGGATAGTGTTTTCACCATAGATTATGACTACTTCGTAGCCCAACCGGTGATCAAAGTAAGCTCTGAAGTGGTGAATCAGTTGTATGCTGAATGTGCCAACGATTTGGTTATTGAGGTTCCTGCTTTAGGAAATACCTATGCGCCTAACTTCTCTGTGTCAGGGGGCCAAGCCGTCAAAGGTTCAAGACCTTCTGATGTAACCATTATTCCGGCCGCTTCAGGAAAAGTTGTTATTGGGGTGTCTAGTGGGGGAAATAAAATTGGCTCCGTTGATTATGATATCAAGCCTGTTCCGGATCCTTCCATAATTCCTTATAATGGGGATAGAAAAATTGATTTACAGAATTCAACTCCTGTCAACGGATTGTTAAACCTCCAAATCAGGGCAGTTCCTGAGCCAACATTTGGTAGAACCATGCCAAGAGATGCTAACTTTGAAGTTACTGCAGGTGAAGTAAGGCTAGTTCGAAATGATGTGCCTAGAGAAAGTGTAGCTATTTCTGGACAAAATATAGCAGTAAGAAATTTACTTGCACAAGCACAGTCCGGAGATCGTTTGGTGGTCATCGTAAAGGAAGTGACACGAACCAATTTTAGGGGTAGCAAAATTAAAAGCGCTGTGAACGAAGTTTTCCCAATTCCGATTAAATAA
- the porK gene encoding T9SS ring complex lipoprotein PorK/GldK, with the protein MLKKMNHSFLTLISGLLIMTLLQSCGLFGNKGTASEKLNRRGEVTGVPKRSGWQQSLPFEMVPIKAGTFWMGQADEDIGVSRSSTNKQVTISEFFMDKYEVSNNKYRQFLDAVRMGELALGTPTTQANPPEFVLEELLPDTTIWSQSFTHHYGDPLMEYYFDHPAFDDYPVVGVSWDQAKKFCEWKSYHMNANDDSEFDMPKFRLPLEAEWEYASKGGKDIAKYPWGGPYLKNRRGCLMANFKPGRGNYIDDGFAYTAPVDAFAPNGYGLYNMAGNVAEWVEDAYNPAANALIWDMNPTYIDSTESRKVVRGGSWKDVGYFLETSSRNFEYQFVQTAHIGFRTTMTYIGRSGSMNVNSNKRSRR; encoded by the coding sequence ATGTTAAAAAAAATGAATCATAGCTTTTTGACCCTGATATCAGGGTTATTAATAATGACACTACTTCAAAGTTGTGGCCTTTTTGGAAATAAGGGTACAGCTAGTGAAAAGCTCAATAGAAGAGGTGAGGTAACGGGTGTGCCTAAAAGATCCGGCTGGCAGCAATCCCTGCCATTTGAGATGGTTCCTATCAAGGCGGGGACATTCTGGATGGGTCAAGCAGATGAAGATATAGGCGTAAGCAGGTCATCAACCAATAAACAAGTGACTATCTCTGAGTTTTTTATGGATAAATATGAAGTGTCTAATAATAAATACAGACAGTTTTTAGATGCAGTGAGAATGGGGGAATTGGCATTAGGTACTCCTACTACCCAAGCAAATCCTCCAGAGTTTGTTTTGGAAGAACTGTTGCCTGATACCACAATTTGGTCCCAAAGTTTCACACATCACTATGGAGATCCCCTGATGGAATACTATTTCGATCATCCGGCTTTTGATGACTATCCGGTTGTAGGTGTTAGTTGGGACCAGGCCAAGAAATTTTGTGAGTGGAAATCATACCATATGAATGCCAATGACGATTCAGAGTTTGATATGCCTAAATTTCGTTTACCATTAGAGGCAGAGTGGGAATACGCTTCAAAAGGAGGTAAAGATATTGCAAAATATCCTTGGGGAGGTCCTTACCTTAAAAATAGAAGAGGCTGTTTGATGGCTAATTTTAAACCTGGAAGGGGTAATTATATAGATGATGGATTTGCTTATACAGCTCCTGTGGATGCTTTTGCACCCAATGGATACGGGCTATATAATATGGCAGGAAATGTAGCAGAGTGGGTAGAAGATGCGTACAATCCTGCTGCAAATGCTTTGATATGGGATATGAATCCTACGTATATTGATTCTACTGAAAGTAGAAAAGTAGTGAGAGGCGGATCGTGGAAAGATGTAGGGTATTTTTTAGAAACTAGTTCAAGGAATTTTGAATACCAATTTGTTCAGACGGCTCATATTGGATTTAGAACGACGATGACTTATATTGGAAGGTCAGGTTCCATGAATGTTAATTCAAACAAAAGGAGCCGTCGATAA
- a CDS encoding uroporphyrinogen-III synthase produces MTQATKNRLNRVRSILVSQPKPSDKRSPYFQLTEKYKIKIDFRPFIEVQPVSIKDFRKQKIEILKHTAVIFTSRNAIDHFFGICQELKIEMPADMKYFCISEQTAHYLQKYIVIRKRKLFVGTRTAADLFDFFKKHKSEKYLFPCSDIRKDDIPEFLSKNNIDFTEAIIYHTVAADLSDLKDIKYDILAFYSPSGIKSLFQNFPDFEQGKTRIAAFGPTTAQAVKDMNLIMDIEAPLPNAPSMTGALELYIKKANKI; encoded by the coding sequence ATGACGCAAGCAACAAAAAACAGACTAAATCGAGTTAGGAGCATCTTGGTTTCACAACCTAAACCTTCCGATAAGCGGTCCCCTTATTTTCAGTTAACTGAAAAATATAAGATCAAAATTGACTTTAGGCCTTTTATAGAGGTACAGCCGGTGTCTATAAAAGATTTCAGAAAGCAAAAGATTGAAATTTTAAAACATACTGCAGTAATTTTCACGAGTAGGAATGCCATAGATCATTTTTTTGGCATATGTCAGGAGCTAAAAATAGAGATGCCTGCGGATATGAAATACTTCTGTATTTCAGAGCAGACAGCTCATTATCTTCAGAAGTACATTGTGATCCGGAAAAGAAAATTGTTTGTAGGTACCAGAACCGCTGCCGATTTATTTGATTTCTTTAAGAAACATAAATCAGAGAAATATTTATTTCCATGTTCAGACATTAGGAAGGATGATATTCCTGAGTTTTTGAGCAAAAACAATATTGATTTCACTGAGGCAATCATCTACCATACAGTGGCAGCAGATTTATCAGACCTAAAGGATATTAAATATGATATTTTAGCGTTTTATAGTCCTTCAGGAATTAAATCATTGTTTCAGAATTTTCCGGATTTCGAACAAGGGAAAACCAGAATTGCGGCATTTGGGCCTACTACGGCACAGGCGGTAAAAGATATGAACCTTATCATGGACATAGAAGCGCCTTTACCAAATGCCCCAAGCATGACCGGTGCTTTGGAGCTTTATATAAAAAAAGCGAATAAAATCTGA
- the porL gene encoding type IX secretion system motor protein PorL/GldL: MSTKNNTFAYKFYGSIMPKIYGIGAAIVILGAMFKILDWRFSSIMIGVGLSTEALIFFLSAFEPKNEELDWTKVYPELEGENAGATPVRRGGAVQNTDQTSQKLDEMLAKAKIGPELIESLGKGMQNLASSTEKLGKLSDAAVATNDYAENVKKASKSMLEINESYTKTASALAEMSSASEGAKAYRDQLVNVTKSLASLNNVYEEELKDSNMHAKTISKFYSNVSVAMEGIQEAGKETETFKNELAKLNKNVKSLNNIYGGMLTAMKG, translated from the coding sequence ATGTCTACAAAAAATAACACTTTCGCTTATAAATTCTACGGATCGATAATGCCTAAAATTTATGGTATTGGTGCCGCAATTGTAATTCTAGGTGCGATGTTCAAAATTTTGGACTGGCGTTTTTCTTCCATAATGATCGGTGTTGGTTTGTCAACAGAAGCATTGATATTTTTTCTATCTGCTTTCGAACCTAAAAATGAAGAATTAGACTGGACAAAGGTGTATCCTGAGCTGGAAGGTGAAAATGCAGGAGCTACTCCGGTAAGAAGAGGAGGGGCTGTGCAAAATACTGATCAAACTTCCCAAAAATTGGATGAAATGTTGGCTAAAGCAAAAATAGGCCCTGAATTGATCGAAAGTCTGGGGAAAGGCATGCAAAACCTAGCTAGTTCAACAGAGAAATTAGGTAAGCTTTCGGATGCAGCGGTTGCTACCAATGATTATGCTGAAAATGTAAAAAAAGCATCCAAATCAATGCTTGAAATCAATGAGTCTTATACCAAAACTGCAAGTGCTTTGGCTGAAATGTCTTCGGCATCTGAGGGAGCAAAGGCTTATAGAGACCAATTAGTGAATGTAACCAAGAGCCTGGCTTCATTAAATAATGTGTATGAGGAAGAATTGAAAGATTCCAATATGCATGCCAAAACCATTAGTAAATTCTATTCCAATGTTAGTGTAGCAATGGAAGGGATTCAGGAAGCAGGAAAAGAAACAGAGACATTCAAAAATGAGTTGGCTAAACTCAATAAAAATGTTAAATCGCTTAACAATATTTATGGTGGCATGCTAACAGCCATGAAAGGTTAA